GCGATTGCGGACCCGAAGTTCCGGGATTCGCTGACGGAGTTTGCCTACCAGGCCCGTTATTTGCGGCCGAAATTCATACCGGTTTCCTGAGGAGGCGCCATGCCAGCGGCAGTCAAAGAAGACCGTGGTTATATCGTGATCAACGAAGAAGAGTGCAAGGGCTGCGGGCTTTGCATCGAGGCCTGCGTGCAGAAGGTGCTGCACGCGGCGCCGTACCTGAACCGCTACGGTTACCATCCGGCCGTCTACGACGGGCACGGCTGCAACGGCTGCGGACTGTGCTTCTACGCCTGTCCGGAGCCGGGCGCCATCACGGTGTACAAGGCCGTTGCGTGAGAGGCGGGAGGTGACGCATGCCGAGACAGCTGATCAAAGGCAACGAAGCGCTGATGAAAGGCGCCATTCTGGGCGGTTGCCGGGCTTTCTACGGGTATCCGATCACGCCGGCGAACGAGCTGACGGAAGCCGCCGCGTATTACCTGCCTCAGGTGGGCGGGACGTTCCTGCAGGCCGAGAGCGAGGTGGCGGCGATCAACATGGTGTTCGGAGCGGCGAGCGCGGGCATCCGCGCGATGACGGCCTCCAGCGGCCCGGGCATCAGCCTGATGGCGGAGGGCATCAGCTATCTGGCCGGCGCGGAGCTGCCCTGCGTGATCGTCAACATCATGCGGGGCGGGCCGGGGCTCGGCAACATCGCTCCCGAGCAGAGCGACTACTTCCAGGCGGTGAAAGGCGGCGGGCACGGCAATTACCGCTGCCTGGTGCTCGCGCCCGCGACGGCGCAGGAGATGTGCGATCTGGCCCGGCTGGCTTTCGAGCTGGCGGACCGCTACCGCAATCCGGTGATGATCGTTGCCGACGGCTACACGGGCCAGATGATGGAGCCGGTGGATTTCTACTCCACGGCTGCCGTCGATCCGCCCGTGCCGGAGTGGGCGGTGACCGGTACGGCCGAGACGCGGAAGAACCTGATCACGTCGATCTACCTGCAGCCGGACGAGCTGGAGGCGCATGTCCGGAAGCTGGCGGAAAAATACCGTCTGGCCGAACAGCGCGAGGCGCGGTGGGAGAACTACCGCACGGAGGACGCGGATCTCGTGTTCGTCGGATACGGAATCGTGAGCCGCGTGCTGAAGTCCGTTGTGGAAGCGCTGAGGGAGCAGGGCATCCGCGCCGGTCTGCTGCGTCCGATCACGCTGTACCCGTTCCCTGCGGCCGAGATCCGGCGGCTGGCCGGGCAGGCGGCGGTGTTCTTCACGGTGGAGATGAGCATGGGACAGATGGTGGAAGACGTCCGCCTGGCGGTGGAGGGGCGGCGTCCGGTGGAGTTTTACGGGCGGTGCGGCGGCAACGTGCCGTCGGTGGAGGAGATCGTCCAGCACGTGACCCAGTGGATTGACGGCCGCGCCGAGCAGGCCGTCGCGGAGGTGATGCACCATGCCTGACACGATTCCCGCCAACATGAAGCCTGTGCACGAGAAGGCGGAGTGCCTGTACGAGTCGTATTTCCGCAAAGGCGAGAACCCGCATCAGACGCACTACTGTCCGGGCTGCGGGCATGGCATCACGCTCAAGCTGCTGGCGGAGGCGATCGATGAACTGGGCATCCGCGACCGCGTGATCGTCGTGTCGCCCGTGGGCTGCTCGGTGTTCCTCTATTACTACTTCGACACGGGCAACGTGCAGGTGGCGCACGGGCGGGCGCCGGCGGCGGCGACGGGGCTGAAGCGCTCGCGGCCGGATGCGATCGTCATTTCCTATCAGGGCGACGGCGATCTGGCGGCGATCGGCTCGGCGGAGATTCTGCATGCCGCCAAC
This DNA window, taken from Bryobacteraceae bacterium, encodes the following:
- a CDS encoding tungsten formylmethanofuran dehydrogenase subunit G; amino-acid sequence: MPAAVKEDRGYIVINEEECKGCGLCIEACVQKVLHAAPYLNRYGYHPAVYDGHGCNGCGLCFYACPEPGAITVYKAVA
- a CDS encoding 3-methyl-2-oxobutanoate dehydrogenase subunit VorB, which produces MPRQLIKGNEALMKGAILGGCRAFYGYPITPANELTEAAAYYLPQVGGTFLQAESEVAAINMVFGAASAGIRAMTASSGPGISLMAEGISYLAGAELPCVIVNIMRGGPGLGNIAPEQSDYFQAVKGGGHGNYRCLVLAPATAQEMCDLARLAFELADRYRNPVMIVADGYTGQMMEPVDFYSTAAVDPPVPEWAVTGTAETRKNLITSIYLQPDELEAHVRKLAEKYRLAEQREARWENYRTEDADLVFVGYGIVSRVLKSVVEALREQGIRAGLLRPITLYPFPAAEIRRLAGQAAVFFTVEMSMGQMVEDVRLAVEGRRPVEFYGRCGGNVPSVEEIVQHVTQWIDGRAEQAVAEVMHHA